The Setaria viridis chromosome 6, Setaria_viridis_v4.0, whole genome shotgun sequence genome contains a region encoding:
- the LOC117861144 gene encoding uncharacterized protein isoform X2, protein MCWTVICYTVTYHRSQRTHKMIKSRRVMESRNLSCVFQVPISCSAADTLKLLDQMIQAARVVHMDELELYFAGGDIGPFSARNELESLNLLFKIMDKLLLTSNDAAKEVMQTLQNEIVVRLRSVGKTDDAQMVSQTENHEAEDSLLKWGEHRGVKSKLRIAFFQGAGRGMVASESIGVGDTALEIPESLIISEELLCQSEVFLALKDFNNINSETMLLLWSMRERYNLSSKFKTYFETLPANFNTGLSFGIDALASLEGTLLFDEIMQAKQHLRQQYDDLFPLLCINFPEIFRKDVCTWDNFLWACELWYSNSMMVVISSGKLSMCLVPIAGLLNHSVSPHILHYGRVDEATKSLKFPLSRPCDAGEQCFLSYGKHPGSHLVTFYGFLPRGDNPYDVIPLDLDTSADDEDGAAQSVSTSQTTHMVRGTWLSRCRGFPTYGLPRPLLSHLRAALGCDIDESTTTEADIKENDRVVLETLLSIFNPMLEELPEPDESDGESASWDLKLALEYKNLQRRIISSIVTSCTSALGNA, encoded by the exons ATGTGCTGGACAGTTATCTGCTATACAGTCACCTATCATAGAAGTCAGAGAACCCACAAGATGATCAAAAGCAGA AGAGTAATGGAAAGCAGGAATCTTTCCTGTGTATTTCAAGTTCCGATTTCATGTTCTGCTGCTGACACCCTCAAATTACTGGATCAGATGATTCAAGCTGCTAGGGTAGTCCATATGGATGAG CTAGAGCTTTATTTTGCTGGAGGTGATATTGGTCCATTTTCTGCAAGGAATGAACTTGAATCACTAAATCTTTTGTTCAAAATCATGGACAAATTGCTTCTAACTTCCAATGATGCTGCCAAGGAAGTAATGCAGACACTACAGAATGAGATAGTTGTTAGACTCAGATCTGTTGGAAAGACGGATGATGCCCAGATGGTTTCTCAAACAGAGAACCATGAGGCTGAAGATTCTCTTCTGAAATGGGGGGAGCATCGTGGTGTTAAATCTAAATTGCGGATAGCTT TTTTTCAAGGAGCAGGAAGAGGAATGGTAGCTTCTGAAAGCATAGGTGTGGGGGATACTGCTCTTGAAATTCCAGAGTCCCTTATCATATCTGAAGAACTTCTCTGTCAgtcagaagtg TTTCTTGCATTAAAAGATTTCAATAATATCAATTCTGAGACTATGTTATTGTTGTGGAGCATGAGAGAGCGGTATAATCTATCTTCAAAGTTTAAAACATACTTTGAGACACTCCCGGCAAATTTTAATACAG GCTTGAGTTTTGGAATTGATGCACTTGCTTCATTAGAAGGAACCCTTCTTTTTGATGAGATAATGCAAGCTAAGCAG CATTTGCGCCAGCAGTATGACGACTTATTTCCCTTACTATGCATAAATTTTCCTGAGATATTCAGAAAGGACGTATGCACATGGGACAATTTTCTGTGGGCATGTGAACTATGGTATTCCAACAGTATGATGGTTGTTATAAGTAGTGGGAAATTATCAATGTGTTTGGTTCCTATTGCTGGACTTCTGAATCACTCG GTATCCCCTCATATTCTGCACTATGGTCGGGTAGACGAAGCTACAAAATCTTTGAAGTTCCCCTTGTCTAGACCTTGTGATGCAGGGGAGCAATGTTTTCTCAGTTACGGGAAACACCCAGGGTCACATCTTGTTACATTCTATGGTTTCCTACCAAGAGGAGATAACCCTTATGATGTTATACCTTTAG ATCTTGATACATCtgctgatgatgaggatgggGCAGCTCAGTCTGTGAGTACAAGCCAAACCACTCATATGGTTCGTGGGACATGGCTATCCAGATGTAGAGGATTTCCCACGTATGGCCTGCCTCGGCCCCTGCTGTCCCATCTCCGTGCTGCTCTAGGTTGTGATATTGATGAATCCACTACTACGGAGGCTGAT ATCAAAGAAAATGACAGGGTGGTGCTGGAAACACTGCTGTCCATATTTAATCCGATGCTTGAAGAGTTGCCCGAGCCAGATGAGTCTGACGG GGAGAGCGCCAGTTGGGATCTGAAGCTAGCATTGGAGTACAAAAATCTGCAGAGAAGGATAATATCGTCCATTGTCACTTCATGCACCTCAGCCTTGGGAAATGCTTAA
- the LOC117861144 gene encoding uncharacterized protein isoform X1: MAAAEAGIGKLGAVGEKVALHLPPITEEDPLHQEKKRVMESRNLSCVFQVPISCSAADTLKLLDQMIQAARVVHMDELELYFAGGDIGPFSARNELESLNLLFKIMDKLLLTSNDAAKEVMQTLQNEIVVRLRSVGKTDDAQMVSQTENHEAEDSLLKWGEHRGVKSKLRIAFFQGAGRGMVASESIGVGDTALEIPESLIISEELLCQSEVFLALKDFNNINSETMLLLWSMRERYNLSSKFKTYFETLPANFNTGLSFGIDALASLEGTLLFDEIMQAKQHLRQQYDDLFPLLCINFPEIFRKDVCTWDNFLWACELWYSNSMMVVISSGKLSMCLVPIAGLLNHSVSPHILHYGRVDEATKSLKFPLSRPCDAGEQCFLSYGKHPGSHLVTFYGFLPRGDNPYDVIPLDLDTSADDEDGAAQSVSTSQTTHMVRGTWLSRCRGFPTYGLPRPLLSHLRAALGCDIDESTTTEADIKENDRVVLETLLSIFNPMLEELPEPDESDGESASWDLKLALEYKNLQRRIISSIVTSCTSALGNA, translated from the exons atggcggcggcggaggcggggattGGGAAGCTCGGGGCGGTAGGTGAGAAGGTTGCGCTTCACCTGCCCCCTATCACGGAGGAGGATCCCCTTCACCAAGAGAAGAAG AGAGTAATGGAAAGCAGGAATCTTTCCTGTGTATTTCAAGTTCCGATTTCATGTTCTGCTGCTGACACCCTCAAATTACTGGATCAGATGATTCAAGCTGCTAGGGTAGTCCATATGGATGAG CTAGAGCTTTATTTTGCTGGAGGTGATATTGGTCCATTTTCTGCAAGGAATGAACTTGAATCACTAAATCTTTTGTTCAAAATCATGGACAAATTGCTTCTAACTTCCAATGATGCTGCCAAGGAAGTAATGCAGACACTACAGAATGAGATAGTTGTTAGACTCAGATCTGTTGGAAAGACGGATGATGCCCAGATGGTTTCTCAAACAGAGAACCATGAGGCTGAAGATTCTCTTCTGAAATGGGGGGAGCATCGTGGTGTTAAATCTAAATTGCGGATAGCTT TTTTTCAAGGAGCAGGAAGAGGAATGGTAGCTTCTGAAAGCATAGGTGTGGGGGATACTGCTCTTGAAATTCCAGAGTCCCTTATCATATCTGAAGAACTTCTCTGTCAgtcagaagtg TTTCTTGCATTAAAAGATTTCAATAATATCAATTCTGAGACTATGTTATTGTTGTGGAGCATGAGAGAGCGGTATAATCTATCTTCAAAGTTTAAAACATACTTTGAGACACTCCCGGCAAATTTTAATACAG GCTTGAGTTTTGGAATTGATGCACTTGCTTCATTAGAAGGAACCCTTCTTTTTGATGAGATAATGCAAGCTAAGCAG CATTTGCGCCAGCAGTATGACGACTTATTTCCCTTACTATGCATAAATTTTCCTGAGATATTCAGAAAGGACGTATGCACATGGGACAATTTTCTGTGGGCATGTGAACTATGGTATTCCAACAGTATGATGGTTGTTATAAGTAGTGGGAAATTATCAATGTGTTTGGTTCCTATTGCTGGACTTCTGAATCACTCG GTATCCCCTCATATTCTGCACTATGGTCGGGTAGACGAAGCTACAAAATCTTTGAAGTTCCCCTTGTCTAGACCTTGTGATGCAGGGGAGCAATGTTTTCTCAGTTACGGGAAACACCCAGGGTCACATCTTGTTACATTCTATGGTTTCCTACCAAGAGGAGATAACCCTTATGATGTTATACCTTTAG ATCTTGATACATCtgctgatgatgaggatgggGCAGCTCAGTCTGTGAGTACAAGCCAAACCACTCATATGGTTCGTGGGACATGGCTATCCAGATGTAGAGGATTTCCCACGTATGGCCTGCCTCGGCCCCTGCTGTCCCATCTCCGTGCTGCTCTAGGTTGTGATATTGATGAATCCACTACTACGGAGGCTGAT ATCAAAGAAAATGACAGGGTGGTGCTGGAAACACTGCTGTCCATATTTAATCCGATGCTTGAAGAGTTGCCCGAGCCAGATGAGTCTGACGG GGAGAGCGCCAGTTGGGATCTGAAGCTAGCATTGGAGTACAAAAATCTGCAGAGAAGGATAATATCGTCCATTGTCACTTCATGCACCTCAGCCTTGGGAAATGCTTAA
- the LOC117859793 gene encoding 4-coumarate--CoA ligase 1 isoform X1, whose amino-acid sequence MGSTEQQPEPVAAAAAVEEASPEIIFRSKLPDIAITNTLPLHRYCFERLPEVADRPCLIDGAEGTVRTYAEVDRLTRRLAAALRREPLGLRRGAVVMNLMLNSAEFVLSFFAASRVGAAVTTANPMSTPHEIANQIAASGATVVFTESMAVDKLPASAKDGGALTVVLIDARRDGCLHFWDDVMASVPDEEVAAGDEDSASGDGEFDPDDVVALPYSSGTTGLPKGVMLTHRSLSTSVAQQVDGDNPNIGFHSGDVILCSLPMFHIYSLNTIMMCGLRVGAAIVVMRRFALTAMMKLVERHRITIAPLVPPIVVDVAKSGEAAAHDLSSVRMVLSGAAPMGKDIEDAFMAKLPGAVLGQGYGMTEAGPVLSMCLAFAKEPFRVKSGACGTVVRNAELKIIDPNTGKSLGRNQPGEICIRGQQIMKGYLNNPEATKNTIDADGWLHTGDVGFVDDDDEIFIVDRLKEIIKYRGFQVAPAELEALLITHPSIADAAVVGKQVEPEIGEIPVAFVAKAQGSELSDDDVKQFVAKEVIYYKKVREVIFIDKIPKAPSGKILRKELRKQLQEQQQAV is encoded by the exons ATGGGGTCCACCGAGCAGCAGCCGGAGccggtggccgcggccgcggccgtggagGAGGCGTCGCCGGAGATCATCTTCCGGTCCAAGCTCCCGGACATCGCCATCACCAACACCCTCCCGCTGCACCGCTACTGCTTCGAACGGCTCCCCGAGGTGGCCGACCGCCCCTGCCTCATCGACGGCGCGGAGGGCACCGTCCGCACCTACGCCGAGGTCGACCGCCTGACCCGCCGCCTCGCGGCGGCGCTTCGGCGCGAGCCGCTGgggctccgccgcggcgccgtggTCATGAACCTGATGCTCAACTCGGCAGAGTTCGTGCTTTCCTTCTTCGCCGCGTCGCGCGTCGGCGCCGCGGTCACCACCGCCAACCCGATGTCCACGCCGCACGAGATCGCCAACCAGATCGCGGCGTCCGGTGCCACCGTCGTGTTCACCGAGTCCATGGCCGTGGACAAGCTCCCCGCCAGCGCCAAGGACGGCGGCGCGCTCACGGTGGTCCTCATCGACGCGCGCCGCGACGGTTGCCTCCACTTCTGGGACGACGTCATGGCGAGCGTCCCCGACGAGgaggtcgcggccggcgacgaagaCTCAGCTTCCGGCGACGGGGAGTTCGACCCCGACGACGTGGTGGCGCTGCCGTACTCGTCCGGCACGACGGGGCTCCCCAAGGGCGTGATGCTGACGCACCGGAGCCTGAGCACCAGCGTGGCGCAGCAGGTCGACGGCGACAACCCCAACATCGGCTTCCACTCCGGCGACGTCATCCTGTGCTCGCTGCCCATGTTCCACATCTACTCGCTCAACACCATCATGATGTGCGGGCTCCGCGTCGGCGCTGCCATTGTTGTCATGCGCCGCTTCGCCCTCACCGCGATGATGAAGCTCGTGGAGCGGCACCGGATCACCATCGCGCCGCTCGTGCCGCCCATCGTCGTCGACGTCGCCAAGAgcggcgaggccgcggcgcACGACCTGTCGTCGGTCAGGATGGTGCTCTCGGGCGCGGCGCCCATGGGAAAGGACATCGAGGATGCGTTCATGGCCAAGCTCCCCGGCGCTGTGCTCGGACAG GGCTATGGCATGACAGAGGCCGGACCGGTGCTGTCGATGTGCCTGGCATTCGCCAAGGAGCCCTTCAGGGTGAAGTCCGGCGCGTGCGGCACGGTGGTGCGCAACGCAGAGCTGAAGATCATCGACCCCAACACCGGCAAGTCCCTCGGCCGGAACCAGCCCGGGGAGATCTGCATCAGGGGGCAACAGATCATGAAAG GTTACCTGAACAACCCGGAGGCCACGAAGAACACCATCGACGCCGATGGTTGGCTGCACACCGGCGATGTTGGGTTTgtggatgacgacgacgagatCTTCATCGTCGACAGGCTCAAGGAGATCATCAAGTACAGGGGATTCCAGGTGGCTCCCGCGGAGTTGGAGGCCCTGCTGATCACTCACCCGAGCATTGCCGACGCCGCCGTTGTCGG GAAACAAGTCGAGCCAGAAATTGGAGAAATCCCGGTTGCCTTTGTGGCCAAGGCCCAAGGGAGTGAGCTCAGCGATGATGACGTGAAGCAATTCGTGGCAAAGGAG GTGATCTACTACAAGAAGGTTCGCGAGGTTATCTTCATTGACAAGATACCCAAAGCGCCATCAGGCAAGATCCTCCGCAAGGAGCTAAGGAAACAGCTTCAGGAGCAGCAACAGGCCGTGTGA
- the LOC117859793 gene encoding 4-coumarate--CoA ligase 1 isoform X2 → MGSTEQQPEPVAAAAAVEEASPEIIFRSKLPDIAITNTLPLHRYCFERLPEVADRPCLIDGAEGTVRTYAEVDRLTRRLAAALRREPLGLRRGAVVMNLMLNSAEFVLSFFAASRVGAAVTTANPMSTPHEIANQIAASGATVVFTESMAVDKLPASAKDGGALTVVLIDARRDGCLHFWDDVMASVPDEEVAAGDEDSASGDGEFDPDDVVALPYSSGTTGLPKGVMLTHRSLSTSVAQQVDGDNPNIGFHSGDVILCSLPMFHIYSLNTIMMCGLRVGAAIVVMRRFALTAMMKLVERHRITIAPLVPPIVVDVAKSGEAAAHDLSSVRMVLSGAAPMGKDIEDAFMAKLPGAVLGQGYGMTEAGPVLSMCLAFAKEPFRVKSGACGTVVRNAELKIIDPNTGKSLGRNQPGEICIRGQQIMKVNVFDLEMNRWIDPSSRISGKKKCTSQCGNARTRTVKRNKMSDDVF, encoded by the exons ATGGGGTCCACCGAGCAGCAGCCGGAGccggtggccgcggccgcggccgtggagGAGGCGTCGCCGGAGATCATCTTCCGGTCCAAGCTCCCGGACATCGCCATCACCAACACCCTCCCGCTGCACCGCTACTGCTTCGAACGGCTCCCCGAGGTGGCCGACCGCCCCTGCCTCATCGACGGCGCGGAGGGCACCGTCCGCACCTACGCCGAGGTCGACCGCCTGACCCGCCGCCTCGCGGCGGCGCTTCGGCGCGAGCCGCTGgggctccgccgcggcgccgtggTCATGAACCTGATGCTCAACTCGGCAGAGTTCGTGCTTTCCTTCTTCGCCGCGTCGCGCGTCGGCGCCGCGGTCACCACCGCCAACCCGATGTCCACGCCGCACGAGATCGCCAACCAGATCGCGGCGTCCGGTGCCACCGTCGTGTTCACCGAGTCCATGGCCGTGGACAAGCTCCCCGCCAGCGCCAAGGACGGCGGCGCGCTCACGGTGGTCCTCATCGACGCGCGCCGCGACGGTTGCCTCCACTTCTGGGACGACGTCATGGCGAGCGTCCCCGACGAGgaggtcgcggccggcgacgaagaCTCAGCTTCCGGCGACGGGGAGTTCGACCCCGACGACGTGGTGGCGCTGCCGTACTCGTCCGGCACGACGGGGCTCCCCAAGGGCGTGATGCTGACGCACCGGAGCCTGAGCACCAGCGTGGCGCAGCAGGTCGACGGCGACAACCCCAACATCGGCTTCCACTCCGGCGACGTCATCCTGTGCTCGCTGCCCATGTTCCACATCTACTCGCTCAACACCATCATGATGTGCGGGCTCCGCGTCGGCGCTGCCATTGTTGTCATGCGCCGCTTCGCCCTCACCGCGATGATGAAGCTCGTGGAGCGGCACCGGATCACCATCGCGCCGCTCGTGCCGCCCATCGTCGTCGACGTCGCCAAGAgcggcgaggccgcggcgcACGACCTGTCGTCGGTCAGGATGGTGCTCTCGGGCGCGGCGCCCATGGGAAAGGACATCGAGGATGCGTTCATGGCCAAGCTCCCCGGCGCTGTGCTCGGACAG GGCTATGGCATGACAGAGGCCGGACCGGTGCTGTCGATGTGCCTGGCATTCGCCAAGGAGCCCTTCAGGGTGAAGTCCGGCGCGTGCGGCACGGTGGTGCGCAACGCAGAGCTGAAGATCATCGACCCCAACACCGGCAAGTCCCTCGGCCGGAACCAGCCCGGGGAGATCTGCATCAGGGGGCAACAGATCATGAAAG TTAATGTTTTCGATCTGGAGATGAATAGATGGATCGACCCAAGTTCGAGGATctcagggaaaaaaaaatgtacttcGCAATGTGGAAATGCAAGGACAAGGACagtgaaaagaaataaaatgtcTGATGATGTTTTCTGA